A single window of Candidatus Paceibacterota bacterium DNA harbors:
- a CDS encoding phosphoribosyl-AMP cyclohydrolase — protein sequence MATSRRQGILVPDFTARPDRPSGTIPAIVQLEGNGVVIDLIYLNRSKFFEMLWTGTVSACRKELQVVGVRINCEVNSLLVSVSRKSANDRSVLCTVERDELFPHKNEPKFKDGDEIRPVIVMQTFPEGMVSMLGSTNSLAFETMRDLGQLVLWSVSRKKLWHKGAEESGNYVPVEHVYTHPSGMLLTYVTNSAVPVCHTNSLGCYSRSVLVSTPLLMDVPEDRIPRLKVLDRRMAAVSELIKS from the coding sequence ATGGCCACAAGTCGTCGACAAGGAATTCTGGTGCCGGATTTTACGGCGCGCCCGGATCGCCCAAGCGGGACAATTCCAGCGATTGTCCAACTTGAAGGAAATGGGGTCGTCATTGATCTCATTTACCTGAACCGAAGCAAGTTTTTTGAAATGCTTTGGACTGGAACGGTAAGCGCCTGCAGAAAGGAACTTCAGGTTGTCGGTGTGCGCATAAACTGCGAGGTGAACTCCCTTTTGGTATCGGTTTCAAGAAAATCGGCCAATGATCGTTCGGTGCTTTGTACGGTAGAGCGCGACGAGCTTTTTCCCCACAAAAACGAGCCGAAGTTCAAGGATGGAGATGAGATCAGGCCCGTGATTGTCATGCAGACCTTTCCGGAAGGAATGGTCTCGATGCTTGGCTCAACGAATAGTCTGGCATTCGAAACAATGCGCGACCTAGGCCAGCTTGTACTTTGGTCGGTCTCGAGGAAAAAACTTTGGCACAAAGGCGCCGAAGAAAGTGGAAATTATGTTCCCGTGGAGCATGTCTACACACACCCAAGCGGCATGCTTCTCACTTATGTGACGAATTCGGCGGTGCCAGTCTGTCACACAAATTCCTTGGGATGCTACTCTCGCAGTGTTCTTGTCAGTACGCCTCTCCTTATGGATGTCCCGGAAGATAGGATTCCGAGGCTGAAAGTTCTTGATAGGAGAATGGCGGCGGTGTCCGAGCTGATCAAATCCTGA
- the mltG gene encoding endolytic transglycosylase MltG, whose protein sequence is MRFPKYLLKRKALLIIAGCVLLVAFYFLSLPPSGFPSNKIVMIESGSSLKEVGSFLKEKGIIRSSFLFDNFVILLNHEKAVISGEYVFTKPLSVFSIAKRVSAGDFGFPLKRVTIPEGLNTLQIANLMPAEYFHFSKNEFLKLTTKDEGYLFPDTYFFPINITTENIIKTLSENFEKKTGVLKADVLISGRTFKDAITMASILEEEALTSEDRKMVAGVLWKRLKLGMRLQVDAPLSYVTDKTTFELTLKDLKFDSPYNTYLHTGLPPGPISNPGLDAIDAAIHPTTSKYLFYLSGRDGVMHYAATYAEHLANKKKYLD, encoded by the coding sequence ATGCGCTTTCCCAAATACCTTTTGAAAAGAAAAGCTCTCCTCATCATCGCAGGGTGCGTCTTGTTAGTCGCTTTTTATTTTCTCTCCTTGCCTCCTTCGGGCTTTCCTTCCAACAAAATAGTGATGATCGAATCCGGCAGTTCCTTAAAGGAAGTCGGTTCATTTTTGAAAGAGAAGGGGATTATCCGCTCATCATTCCTCTTTGATAACTTCGTCATCCTTCTCAATCATGAAAAAGCAGTTATCTCCGGAGAATACGTCTTCACGAAACCACTCTCTGTTTTCTCAATAGCAAAAAGAGTGAGTGCCGGAGATTTTGGGTTTCCTTTGAAACGCGTTACCATCCCTGAAGGGCTCAACACCCTCCAAATTGCGAATTTAATGCCCGCAGAGTACTTTCATTTCAGTAAAAATGAATTTTTGAAGCTTACTACAAAAGATGAAGGGTACCTTTTCCCCGACACCTATTTTTTCCCGATAAATATCACCACGGAAAATATTATAAAAACGCTTTCTGAAAATTTCGAAAAAAAGACGGGGGTTTTGAAAGCGGATGTTCTTATTTCAGGCAGAACATTTAAAGATGCGATAACAATGGCGTCCATTCTTGAGGAAGAAGCGCTCACAAGCGAAGACAGAAAAATGGTCGCTGGAGTTCTTTGGAAACGATTGAAACTCGGAATGCGCCTTCAAGTAGACGCGCCTCTTTCCTACGTGACAGACAAAACCACCTTTGAACTAACGCTCAAAGATCTGAAATTTGATTCTCCTTACAACACCTATTTGCACACGGGTCTTCCACCGGGGCCAATTTCAAATCCCGGCTTGGATGCAATAGACGCAGCCATCCATCCGACAACTTCGAAATATCTTTTTTACCTTTCAGGAAGAGATGGGGTGATGCATTACGCAGCGACTTATGCGGAACATTTAGCAAACAAGAAAAAATATTTGGATTAA